From a single Nostoc sp. MS1 genomic region:
- a CDS encoding alpha/beta fold hydrolase, with translation MFPSFLPSQVNQLKDAEAIAFVENIERIPLATSLSQQPILTTYIHQGRGGTPILLLHGFDSSILEFRLLLPLLATQNETWAVDLLGFGFTQRQKAIKYSPDTIKIHLYEFWKNLINQPIVLVGASMGGATAIDFTLTYPKAVKSLVLINSLGYTSAPTFSQYLFPPFDFVAVEYLRQRQIIALNIASILPNIDIKIISAIQCAMLHQEMSGWHDAMIAYVKTGGYRDLANRITQVDKQTLILWGEDDNMLPSGDAEKFHRDITNSALIKLKNCGHAPQIEQPQTTSQHILQFINQQG, from the coding sequence ATGTTTCCCAGTTTTTTGCCATCACAAGTTAATCAACTCAAAGACGCAGAGGCGATCGCTTTTGTGGAAAATATAGAGAGGATTCCCCTTGCAACGTCCCTTAGTCAGCAACCAATCCTCACAACATACATACACCAAGGTAGGGGAGGAACCCCAATTCTGTTACTACACGGCTTTGACAGTTCTATCTTGGAGTTTCGGCTTCTATTGCCATTACTTGCTACTCAAAATGAAACATGGGCAGTAGATTTGTTAGGTTTTGGCTTTACACAAAGGCAAAAAGCAATAAAATACAGTCCAGATACTATCAAAATTCACCTTTACGAATTTTGGAAAAATTTAATTAATCAACCTATTGTACTGGTAGGTGCATCAATGGGAGGTGCTACGGCAATTGACTTTACTCTTACTTATCCCAAAGCTGTAAAATCCTTAGTACTGATTAATAGTTTGGGTTATACTTCTGCACCTACTTTTAGCCAATACTTGTTTCCTCCCTTTGACTTTGTTGCTGTGGAATATCTACGCCAGCGCCAAATTATAGCGTTAAATATAGCTAGTATTTTACCTAATATAGATATAAAAATCATTTCGGCTATTCAATGTGCCATGCTACATCAAGAAATGTCTGGTTGGCATGATGCTATGATTGCTTATGTCAAAACTGGTGGTTATAGAGACTTGGCGAATAGAATTACCCAGGTTGACAAACAAACACTAATTTTATGGGGAGAAGATGATAATATGCTCCCATCTGGAGATGCTGAAAAGTTTCACCGAGATATTACTAATTCTGCGCTAATTAAACTCAAAAATTGTGGTCACGCGCCCCAAATTGAACAGCCACAAACGACATCTCAACATATTTTACAGTTTATCAATCAACAAGGGTAA
- a CDS encoding MFS transporter, translating into MKDSQHTQAPLWIGVAIAFYAFIAIGIAEAGLGVLLPSIVSTYELSSATVTLLFISQISGYILAAFTSSLVSNRLGLGKMLLIAAVALTMALVIYATSPYWLLMVAAGTVLGLGIGLIDAGINTYIVQDSRSASLIGILHGFYGIGAFCGPTIATTLLVLGLNWRQVYWVLAWIVSLLIVSVLGVIMYRYTPMTQQVSTSNATAVKNLGRSLQSPVVLITGLLLAVYVGIEACIGSWAYTVQFVGRHTPRLIAGYSVSAYWLGLTVGRFILGYFLQRLGAVRTISMSLTLVIIGLLAWWQLPHQWVSLPLIGFGLAAIFPATIWLIPQRLPETLVPAAVSFATSIASFGAALIPTGAGWAASWASLEIIPILMLPLALLIVGLHCWLVQHSVKDINSNS; encoded by the coding sequence ATGAAAGATTCTCAACACACTCAAGCGCCTCTGTGGATTGGAGTTGCGATCGCTTTTTATGCCTTTATTGCCATCGGCATTGCAGAAGCTGGGTTAGGCGTGCTTTTACCCTCGATAGTATCTACTTATGAACTGAGTTCAGCAACCGTCACCCTACTCTTTATCAGCCAAATAAGCGGCTATATTCTCGCCGCCTTTACCAGCAGTCTGGTGAGTAACCGTTTGGGACTAGGGAAAATGCTATTAATTGCGGCGGTGGCGCTGACAATGGCGCTCGTAATTTATGCTACTTCGCCCTATTGGTTGTTGATGGTTGCGGCTGGAACAGTTTTGGGATTGGGTATTGGGTTAATTGATGCAGGCATTAACACTTACATTGTGCAAGACTCGCGCAGTGCCAGTTTAATTGGTATACTACACGGCTTCTATGGTATTGGTGCATTCTGTGGCCCCACAATCGCTACTACATTGCTAGTATTGGGACTGAACTGGCGACAGGTTTATTGGGTTTTAGCCTGGATTGTTAGCTTATTAATCGTCAGTGTCTTGGGTGTGATCATGTACCGCTACACACCAATGACACAGCAGGTATCAACATCGAATGCAACGGCAGTGAAAAATTTAGGGCGATCGCTCCAATCTCCGGTAGTATTGATAACAGGACTACTACTAGCGGTTTATGTTGGCATAGAAGCTTGTATTGGTAGCTGGGCGTATACTGTACAATTCGTTGGTCGTCATACTCCCCGACTTATCGCTGGTTATAGTGTCAGTGCCTACTGGTTAGGCTTAACTGTAGGACGTTTTATTTTAGGTTATTTCCTGCAACGACTTGGCGCAGTCCGCACCATCAGTATGTCGCTGACTCTTGTGATAATTGGCTTACTTGCTTGGTGGCAACTACCACATCAATGGGTTAGCTTACCCTTAATTGGCTTTGGCTTGGCAGCAATTTTTCCCGCCACCATCTGGTTAATACCTCAAAGATTACCAGAAACCCTTGTGCCTGCGGCTGTCAGCTTCGCCACCAGCATTGCTAGTTTTGGTGCAGCACTTATACCCACTGGTGCAGGTTGGGCAGCAAGTTGGGCAAGTTTAGAAATTATTCCTATATTAATGCTACCATTGGCGCTTTTAATTGTGGGTTTACATTGTTGGTTAGTGCAGCATTCGGTGAAAGACATTAATAGTAATTCGTAA
- a CDS encoding damage-control phosphatase ARMT1 family protein, whose amino-acid sequence MVNNYSQIPKLPLPPALVGSEVGSFTEYTVTQRMPAIARRVVVENNFSSEINAKLENLATELPIGCLFPLENDSTVDYSAWDTYLQSYKGQRWLDIPWFFVETYFYRLILEITQYFPLGRWQGIDPFQLQKSQGLEASIDSTILLCEQVNQWLNDSQNEAKANQTALTTLLYFALWGNRVDLSLWSAFEGDRSQFDVQSQLANILVNDTDKISELLTNPQVQRVDFIVDNAGFELICDLCLVDFLLSSKLVNQVYLHLKPHPTFVSDAMIKDVHGTISYLLATSNKQAISLAQRWQHHISSGCLVLSEDYFWTSPLAFWEMPKHIKDELANTGLLIVKGDANYRRLLGDRHWDFTTNIADIICYLPTPMVTLRTLKSEVAVGLKPEVVEELTKSDPHWLTNGQWGVIQFVA is encoded by the coding sequence ATTGTGAACAATTACTCTCAAATACCAAAATTACCTTTACCGCCAGCACTTGTAGGCTCGGAAGTCGGTTCTTTTACCGAGTATACAGTTACTCAAAGAATGCCTGCGATCGCCCGTCGAGTTGTGGTAGAAAATAATTTTTCATCTGAAATTAATGCCAAATTAGAAAATTTAGCTACAGAGTTGCCTATAGGGTGTTTATTCCCGCTTGAAAATGATTCCACCGTAGATTATTCTGCTTGGGATACATATCTCCAATCTTACAAAGGTCAGCGTTGGCTAGATATTCCTTGGTTTTTTGTGGAAACTTATTTCTATCGACTAATTCTAGAAATTACTCAATATTTTCCTCTTGGTAGATGGCAAGGTATTGACCCCTTTCAACTACAAAAATCTCAAGGTCTAGAAGCTTCAATCGATTCAACTATCCTTTTATGTGAGCAGGTAAATCAATGGTTGAATGATTCTCAAAATGAGGCAAAAGCAAATCAAACGGCTTTAACTACACTTTTATATTTTGCTTTATGGGGGAATAGAGTTGACCTAAGTTTGTGGTCAGCATTTGAAGGCGATCGCAGTCAATTTGATGTGCAAAGCCAATTAGCTAACATTTTAGTAAATGATACTGATAAAATTAGTGAGTTATTAACTAATCCGCAAGTGCAACGTGTCGATTTTATAGTCGATAATGCTGGTTTTGAACTTATTTGTGATTTATGTTTAGTAGATTTTTTATTAAGTAGCAAGTTAGTTAATCAAGTTTATCTACATTTAAAACCGCATCCAACTTTCGTTTCTGATGCTATGATTAAGGATGTACATGGTACAATAAGTTATTTATTAGCTACTAGCAACAAACAAGCCATATCTCTAGCTCAAAGATGGCAACATCACATTTCATCAGGGTGTTTAGTATTGTCTGAAGATTATTTTTGGACATCACCTTTAGCATTTTGGGAAATGCCTAAACATATCAAAGATGAGTTAGCTAATACAGGTTTGCTTATAGTTAAAGGCGACGCAAATTATCGCCGCTTATTAGGCGATCGCCATTGGGATTTTACTACTAACATTGCAGATATAATTTGCTATTTACCAACACCAATGGTAACCTTACGCACCCTCAAATCAGAAGTAGCAGTAGGTTTAAAACCTGAAGTTGTTGAAGAATTAACCAAATCAGACCCTCATTGGTTAACAAATGGTCAATGGGGAGTAATTCAGTTTGTAGCTTAG